The Rhodococcus sp. ABRD24 genome contains the following window.
GCCTGTTGTCTACGAGCACTTCGGCGGCAAGGAAGGGCTGTACGCCGTCGTCGTCGACCGTGAGATGTCGAAGCTGCTCGAGATGATCACCTCGTCGCTGACGCAGAATCGGTCCCGCGTCCGGGTCGAGAGGGTTGCACTCGCGCTGCTGACATACGTCGAGGAGCGGACCGACGGGTTCCGGATTCTCGTGCGGGACTCGCCGGTCGCCGCGGACGAGGGTACGTATTCGAGCCTGCTCAACGAGGCGGTACGGCAGGTGGGTCACATCCTCGCGGGGGACTTCGCCCGGCGCGGATTCGATCCGGAGCTCGCTCCCTTGTATGCACAGGGTCTCGTCGGCATGGTCGCAACCACCGCAACATGGTGGCTGGACGAACGGACGCCCTCCAAGGAAGTGGTGGCCGCGCATTTGGTGAATCTGTGCTGGAACGGTCTGACGAACCTGGAGGCGGACCCCCAGCTCGGGGAATGATGCCTACGTCGTTCGCGTTGTCCTCGCGGATCGGCAATGCTACGGTCCCGCGGTTGTTCCGCTGAACCTGATCGTTCGCTGATTTCGGGGACCCGCGCGGCGGGCTCGGTGGATGTGTCGGGCGGGCGGCACCAGGTCGCCGGTGACGAGCGGCTGTCGGTTGTGTGGACGCGGGGACGGTAAGGACAGGTACATGGCCAGGCAGGATCGGGCGGAAGCGACCCGCGACTCGGTACTTCGTGGTGCCGCCGAGGTCTTCGGCCGGCTCGGATACGCGCAGTCGAGTCTCAGCGAGATCATCATCGAGTCGAAGGTGACGAAGGGTGCGCTCTACTTTCACTTCGCGTCCAAGGAGGAACTCGCGCGTGCCGTCATCGACGAGGGCTGCGCACGGTTGGACGCCGCGGTTCTGCCGTGGCTGGATCGGCGGACTCCGGCGCTCGAGGCGCTGATCGGAATGTCGTGTGTCATCTCCGACACCGCGGCGACCGATGTGCTGGTTCGTTCGATGTTCCGCCTGGTCACTGAGATCGGTGACTATCGTGGCTCAGGCACCGCGATCTTCGACACCTGGCTCCGGACCCATTGCGTCCTCACCCGCCGCGCGGCCACCGAGGGCGACTTGCGTGCGGACGTGG
Protein-coding sequences here:
- a CDS encoding TetR/AcrR family transcriptional regulator is translated as MTGTQRREQLIEIGRALFAERGYEAASIEEIAARANVSKPVVYEHFGGKEGLYAVVVDREMSKLLEMITSSLTQNRSRVRVERVALALLTYVEERTDGFRILVRDSPVAADEGTYSSLLNEAVRQVGHILAGDFARRGFDPELAPLYAQGLVGMVATTATWWLDERTPSKEVVAAHLVNLCWNGLTNLEADPQLGE
- a CDS encoding ScbR family autoregulator-binding transcription factor: MARQDRAEATRDSVLRGAAEVFGRLGYAQSSLSEIIIESKVTKGALYFHFASKEELARAVIDEGCARLDAAVLPWLDRRTPALEALIGMSCVISDTAATDVLVRSMFRLVTEIGDYRGSGTAIFDTWLRTHCVLTRRAATEGDLRADVDPDEVGRLLLELVSGVRLLAAATRELDDLAPRLGGVWQSILPVFVPESKVEYFRQFAARRLR